The Desertifilum tharense IPPAS B-1220 DNA segment AAAACCCTATGAAGAGTTTAGCGGCGCGTTAGATAAGTATACCGATTAATCGCGATTGAGCATAACTTTGGGTTAATCTGGAGGAAACTCGCACCTCCAGATTTTTAGGGTACAGGGGTTAATCTGATTAACTGAACGCTCACTGCTGAACGTCATACACTGTCGTAGGTTGGGTTAGCGTTAGCGTAACCCAACAGCAGCCAGGGTTATGTACCTTAACTAAGCGACTATTTTGATTGTTAGTCAACCAGGTGGTTCATTCTATCCCATCGAGAGTCGTAGGTTGGGTTACGCTAGCCCAACAGCAGCCAGGGTTATGTACCTTAACTAAGCGACTATTTTGATTGTCAGTCAACCAGGTGGTTCATTCTATCCCATCGAGAGTTTTTGATTCTCAACAATAGCGAGTCTTACCCGTTAAACCTAGAGATGCTTGCGGAATTCGCTAACGTAGGTAGTCGAGGAAAAGATAAAAATGATTCCCATTCGCGATCGATTGCCGCCCCCGCGAACGCCATTTCTAGTCTATGGTCTAATTGGGTTCAATGTCGCTTTATTTTTATGGGAAATCCAGCTAGAATTTGCGGGAAAACTCAGCGAAGTCATTCTCAATTGGGGAATTATCCCCGCACAAGTCACCCAGATATTTAGCGATGCGGTTTCGAGTGGAAACCCGGCGGCGTGGTTTTTCCTGGTAATGTCCATTGGGGGTATCTTTCCAGCTTTATTTCTCCACAGCAGCTACACCCAAATTTTAGGGAATCTCATCTATCTATGGGTTTTCGGGAGGCGAGTCGAGAGTGTTTTAGGTTGGGGAAACTTGCTGGGTTTGTATCTGGGAAGCGGCTTTTTAGTAGGAATTCTCCAGATTTTAGCAGAACCCAACTTAACAACGCCGTTAGTGGGTAGCAATGGCGCGATCGCAGCTATTTTAGGCGCTTACCTTCTCTGCTTCCCCAAGGCAAAGATTGAAACAATTTTACCACTCATTATTGTCTTTATCCCCATCGAGTTACCCGCTTTATTTTTCTTGTTTTGGTGGTTCGTGCAACAAGCCTTTTATGGAGTAGGAGAACTCAATATAGAGGGTGCTGTAAATGCGTTTAGTATCGCCTATCTCATCCAAGGTACAGGCTTGATTTTAGGAGCATTGGGGGTTTACTGGAAGAAGGGGCGAGTGCTACAATTAACCCAAAATGCAAGTTTGCAGAAGCTAATTTTACCTAATCGCGATCGCCCTCTCTCAGAACGCTCCGATCTAGGTCATAAATCGGTTGATTAGACGACGAATAATTGCTCCATCATCCTCAGTTTGGGAACGTCTCAGAATCTCTTCAACCCAAACAACTCCTAATCCCGATAGAACTAGAGGCTGTTGCAGTCTCAGGTTAGAGGATTGAGTAAGATTAAACGCGCTAATGGCGATCGCATTCGCATCCACTACCCAATACTCTTTAACCCCCAACCGCTTCTTAAGAAGACTTCATTTGTTCTGTAGGAGATTGTTCTAAGCCTCTGTAGGTACGCCAAACCTCTCGGCTGAAGATGCAAGCAATCAACCAAATTAACCCCGCCGTGTAGCCTGCTACAATATCAGTCGGCCAGTGAACGCCAAAATATAAGCGGCTAAAACCAATCGCCAAAATCAGTAAACTGGTAAACGTGATAATTAGCCAGCGCCAACGGGGATAATGGGTAATAGCTAAATAGGCGATCGCACCATAGATCGCAAACGAGATCATCGCATGACCGCTAGGAAAACTATAAAATCGGACATCAATCACCCGATCCCATAGCGCCGGACGATCTCTAGCAAACAGAATCTTTAACCAATAGTTTAGACCCACAGCACCCACTCCAGCGATCGCTAAAATCGTGGCTTGGGAACGATGGTTGCGCCACAACAAAATACCCCCTAACAGCAGAGAAACCACCAGCAACACATCCGGTTCTCCCAAAAACGTGATTCCCTCCATCACTTGGTCGAGCAAGGGAGTATGAATGCGTTGTAAAGCCAGTAAAATAGCAGTATCTAGCGCATGGGTTTCCTTGTCTAACACATCCTCGGCGAGGGTAGCAAACAGCCACATCGCGAAAGCTGCGATCGCCAACCCAACCACGCGGATCGTAGAAATCAGGGAAAATAGCTGAGTTCTCATAAAATCTTAGAAATATCGCTCAAACTATTCTGAGTTTGGCAGCCTCATCCTACAACGGCAGCTTGCTAGAGATAGATTTTAGAGATTAGGATGCAGGGAACGATTGGAAGTTTCCGATGACTTACACCCACCCAACGCTTTTAACCTTTGAAACCTTCCTAGCTCAATATTCCCACAATCCCCGCTACGAGTTGGCAGATGGAGAACTCATTGATGGTGAGTTGCCAGATCGCGATCGCTAGCCTGAGAATAAGTAGAACCTCCCGATCGATCGCCTCCCTATGAACTCGCTGAAACTCCACCCTGACACCATCGACGAAATTAAACACCGAGTTGATATTGTCGATATCATCTCGGAACGGGTGGTACTTCGCAAGCAAGGGAAAGACTTAGCGGGGTTATGTCCCTTCCATGAAGAAAAGTCACCGAGTTTTACCGTCAGTCCTTCCAAACAGATGTATTACTGCTTTGGTTGCGGCGCGGGGGGAAATGCGATTACCTTTCTAATGGAGTTGGGGAAGCAGTCGTTTACAGATGTCGTGTTGGATCTGGCGAGACGCTATCAAGTTCCGGTAAAAACCTTAGAACCGGAAGCCAGAGAGAAATTACAACGCCAGTTATCCCTACGCGAACAACTCTATGAGATTTTGGCATTGGCGGCGAGTTTCTATCAACACGCCTTGCGTCAGGATATTGGGAAAACGGCGCTAACCTATCTGAAGGAAACTCGCGAATTCAGCGAAACCACGATCCAAGCCTTTCAACTGGGATATGCGCCGGCGGGTTGGGAAACGCTGTATGGGTACTTGGTGGAACAAAAGCGCTATTCTGTGCAATTGGTGGAACAGGCGGGGTTAGTGGTTCCGCGTCAGAAGGGAAGCGGCTATTACGATCGGTTTCGCGATCGCCTCATGATTCCCATCCACGACACCCAAGGCCGTATCATTGGGTTTGGAGGTCGTACCCTAGCAGACGAACAGCCGAAGTATCTCAATTCTCCAGAAACAGAGTTATTTGATAAGGGGAAAACCCTGTTTGCTTTAGATAAGGCGAAAGATGCCATTTCTAAGCAAGATCGAGTAGTGGTAGTTGAGGGATACTTTGATGCGATCGCACTTCACGCCGCTGGAATTACTAACGTTGTCGCCTCCCTCGGAACCGCACTCAGCAGCGATCAAATCCGCCAGCTTTTACGCTACACCGACTCTAAACAAGTTATCTTCAATTTTGATGCTGACAAAGCCGGAATTCAAGCCACAGAAAGAGCTATTGGCGAAGTTGCAGATTTAGCCTATAAAGGACAAGTGCAACTCCGCATTCTCAACCTTCCCGGCGGAAAAGATGCAGATGAATATTTACGCCTTTCCGGTACGGCTGCACCCTATCAAGAACTCGTAGAAAATGCGCCGCTGTGGTTAGA contains these protein-coding regions:
- a CDS encoding phosphatase PAP2 family protein — translated: MRTQLFSLISTIRVVGLAIAAFAMWLFATLAEDVLDKETHALDTAILLALQRIHTPLLDQVMEGITFLGEPDVLLVVSLLLGGILLWRNHRSQATILAIAGVGAVGLNYWLKILFARDRPALWDRVIDVRFYSFPSGHAMISFAIYGAIAYLAITHYPRWRWLIITFTSLLILAIGFSRLYFGVHWPTDIVAGYTAGLIWLIACIFSREVWRTYRGLEQSPTEQMKSS
- a CDS encoding rhomboid family intramembrane serine protease, giving the protein MIPIRDRLPPPRTPFLVYGLIGFNVALFLWEIQLEFAGKLSEVILNWGIIPAQVTQIFSDAVSSGNPAAWFFLVMSIGGIFPALFLHSSYTQILGNLIYLWVFGRRVESVLGWGNLLGLYLGSGFLVGILQILAEPNLTTPLVGSNGAIAAILGAYLLCFPKAKIETILPLIIVFIPIELPALFFLFWWFVQQAFYGVGELNIEGAVNAFSIAYLIQGTGLILGALGVYWKKGRVLQLTQNASLQKLILPNRDRPLSERSDLGHKSVD
- the dnaG gene encoding DNA primase; the protein is MNSLKLHPDTIDEIKHRVDIVDIISERVVLRKQGKDLAGLCPFHEEKSPSFTVSPSKQMYYCFGCGAGGNAITFLMELGKQSFTDVVLDLARRYQVPVKTLEPEAREKLQRQLSLREQLYEILALAASFYQHALRQDIGKTALTYLKETREFSETTIQAFQLGYAPAGWETLYGYLVEQKRYSVQLVEQAGLVVPRQKGSGYYDRFRDRLMIPIHDTQGRIIGFGGRTLADEQPKYLNSPETELFDKGKTLFALDKAKDAISKQDRVVVVEGYFDAIALHAAGITNVVASLGTALSSDQIRQLLRYTDSKQVIFNFDADKAGIQATERAIGEVADLAYKGQVQLRILNLPGGKDADEYLRLSGTAAPYQELVENAPLWLDWQIEQTIQGKDLKQAEQYQQAVKAIVKLLCQIVDSMTRTYYAERCANLLSGGDVRLRPTIAQELIAQVKRFQRRKYTNSSEEIAVEVTVPVSSEQKLLIEAETLILKAYLHCPEYRSEIINALQQAQLNFEIATHQFLWIQIQAVQEQLELDSLELLEKLQNHYIQFPEQNSKISHLFYLDEKTKLDIHRTPLAVQASVACMERVMCEKVSRYALLRWQKTDRKLDPEGWKYYGEELTRAKQRIAELDKMRHTKFADLVQLPWIG